In a genomic window of Terriglobia bacterium:
- the lptC gene encoding LPS export ABC transporter periplasmic protein LptC codes for MQVYQVRLLRRLLLGLIALVSLAVLVNYVQIWRRRRDIIKPTTQILSPELLRSATDVKYSATEKGVTKFKVSAKKLLTTREDKEFLEGIDANDFNPDGSERNHISSNMGWYDRVRKQAFFSGDVRLRLGRDIELRMETLYYSIGDQTGHSDDRLRLTSPQASGTAKGVRYDNARRRIELLSDLAFVVHRRAVGTKGSSILEEYQLTSQQGYYSEQEHLIRLQGAARIVSAAGSLAGDRIEATFSPDKKHLTSLASRGNAIYESADQDNVRTLRGEIITFGIGFESKALENIHLSGLASFSLKSPDGGQKLAGSQIHLTMDPVKGLPRVIQSQQGVRFEFKREVQGMEGGGDWLEAVFVPEGNILESMHIRDHASLKIGGGTAAPDELQAEDIRVAFRDLEGRSVPRELQAERTVQWRSPGRSAAEPGRSLSASSLTMRYSEKGDSLQSGTAGGGVTLNAIPKPGPGSLQVRRLQCDRVDFFFYPGNNRLQSMAGDGHVQVFYSRPAEAGTQGQPDEFHTSSSNIRAKFKEADGSAETITQSGGFVYQDGIRTAKSGTCDFSAATEKLVLSDGPSFTDPDSSTSGELMEYDRTGKILTVRRQVRSTLKSAAGNPQGFLTASSDASSSVIVTADEMQYRTEQAEARYTGNVHLLSADGQLQAQSLVIQNKGNRVEAEGNVRHLILRFGSAGPGKSLLGGQPQTGKGDDKAKENDPVLIRSAGLQYSRAANSIHYAGGVVLDSAKTRLRADSMDVFLDSEGRQVERSIARGNLVITQPGREVNGLEAEYFPAEGKFIVTGSPATITDYVKKEKRTSSAPRLTFFTADDRILLGR; via the coding sequence TTGCAGGTATACCAGGTCAGACTTTTGCGCAGGCTTCTGCTCGGCCTGATCGCGCTGGTGTCGCTTGCCGTTCTGGTGAACTATGTCCAGATCTGGCGCCGCCGCCGCGACATTATCAAGCCGACGACTCAGATCCTGAGCCCCGAATTGCTCCGCTCGGCGACAGACGTCAAATACTCAGCGACCGAGAAGGGGGTCACCAAGTTCAAAGTCAGTGCGAAGAAGCTGTTGACAACCCGTGAAGACAAGGAGTTTCTCGAGGGCATCGACGCAAATGATTTCAACCCGGACGGCAGCGAGCGCAACCACATCAGCAGCAACATGGGGTGGTATGACCGGGTCCGCAAGCAGGCGTTTTTTTCCGGTGATGTCCGTCTTCGCCTGGGCAGGGACATCGAACTGCGCATGGAAACGCTCTATTACAGCATCGGTGATCAGACCGGCCATTCGGACGACCGATTGCGGCTCACCTCTCCACAGGCGTCCGGAACAGCCAAGGGTGTACGCTACGACAACGCGCGCAGGCGGATTGAGCTGTTGAGCGATCTCGCATTTGTAGTGCATCGGCGTGCCGTGGGCACCAAAGGGTCGTCGATCCTCGAGGAGTATCAGCTCACGTCGCAGCAGGGGTACTACTCGGAACAGGAGCATCTCATACGCCTGCAGGGAGCTGCGCGTATTGTATCTGCCGCCGGGTCCCTCGCAGGGGATCGCATCGAAGCCACTTTCAGCCCGGACAAGAAACACCTTACCAGCCTGGCCAGCCGTGGAAATGCTATCTATGAGTCTGCCGATCAAGATAACGTGCGCACGCTGCGCGGCGAAATCATCACCTTCGGCATCGGGTTTGAATCGAAAGCACTCGAAAACATCCACCTCTCTGGGCTGGCGAGCTTTTCACTGAAGTCTCCCGATGGAGGGCAGAAACTTGCGGGCTCCCAGATCCATCTGACCATGGATCCCGTCAAAGGCCTGCCGCGCGTAATTCAGAGCCAGCAGGGCGTGCGCTTTGAGTTCAAGCGTGAAGTGCAGGGCATGGAAGGCGGGGGAGACTGGCTCGAAGCCGTGTTCGTGCCGGAGGGCAACATTCTCGAAAGCATGCATATCCGCGACCACGCCAGCCTGAAAATCGGCGGTGGAACCGCAGCGCCCGATGAACTGCAGGCAGAGGATATTCGGGTCGCGTTTCGCGATCTCGAGGGTCGAAGCGTTCCGCGTGAGCTGCAGGCCGAGCGGACCGTCCAATGGAGATCTCCCGGCCGAAGTGCCGCGGAACCCGGCCGGTCTCTCTCAGCCTCCTCGTTGACCATGCGCTACTCCGAAAAAGGAGATTCGCTGCAATCCGGAACAGCCGGCGGCGGGGTGACATTGAACGCAATCCCAAAGCCGGGGCCTGGCAGCCTTCAGGTGCGGCGCCTGCAGTGTGATCGGGTCGATTTCTTTTTCTATCCCGGGAACAATCGCCTGCAATCCATGGCGGGGGACGGGCACGTACAGGTGTTTTATAGCAGGCCCGCGGAAGCCGGGACTCAAGGACAGCCTGACGAGTTCCACACTTCGAGTTCGAACATCAGGGCTAAATTCAAAGAAGCAGATGGGAGTGCCGAAACGATCACCCAGTCAGGCGGCTTTGTCTATCAGGATGGAATCAGAACCGCCAAGTCCGGAACTTGCGATTTTTCTGCAGCGACCGAGAAGCTTGTCTTGAGCGATGGTCCGAGCTTTACCGACCCTGACTCCTCCACCAGCGGCGAACTCATGGAGTATGATCGAACCGGGAAGATACTGACGGTCCGGCGCCAAGTCCGTTCCACCCTCAAGTCTGCGGCAGGAAATCCCCAGGGTTTCCTGACTGCATCCTCGGACGCATCCTCCTCGGTCATCGTGACCGCCGACGAGATGCAGTACAGGACGGAACAGGCCGAGGCCCGCTACACCGGCAACGTGCACCTGCTTTCGGCGGACGGTCAGCTTCAAGCCCAATCCCTGGTAATACAGAACAAGGGAAATCGCGTCGAAGCAGAGGGAAATGTCAGGCATCTCATACTTCGGTTCGGAAGTGCGGGTCCGGGGAAGTCCCTCCTGGGAGGCCAACCTCAGACGGGCAAGGGAGACGATAAGGCAAAAGAGAATGACCCCGTCCTGATTCGAAGTGCCGGACTTCAATACTCCAGAGCTGCGAACAGTATCCACTATGCGGGCGGTGTCGTGCTCGACTCGGCCAAGACCAGGCTTCGTGCCGACAGTATGGATGTCTTCCTGGACTCGGAAGGGAGGCAGGTCGAGCGGTCGATTGCGCGAGGAAACCTTGTAATTACACAGCCTGGCAGGGAAGTGAATGGTCTGGAGGCGGAATATTTTCCTGCCGAGGGGAAGTTCATTGTGACCGGAAGCCCAGCGACCATAACAGATTATGTCAAGAAGGAAAAGAGAACGTCCTCAGCACCTCGATTGACATTTTTTACCGCCGATGATAGGATCTTGCTGGGTCGCTAA
- the raiA gene encoding ribosome-associated translation inhibitor RaiA gives MNVEITGRHVVITTAIRSYVMKRLRKFGKFFGEDASFHVIIDVEKQRHTAEILLKSKLLDLTGKGETGDMYSSIVRAIEKLERQAIKNKGRLIETKRQKAKAKSVEERSGFARAKSTGRTDRRVAIREEIVPRKPMAVEEAAVELGQSDYPFVVFRNVESGSVNVIYRRKDGSFGLIQE, from the coding sequence ATGAATGTGGAGATCACAGGACGGCATGTCGTTATCACGACCGCCATCCGATCGTATGTCATGAAGAGATTGCGCAAGTTCGGCAAGTTCTTCGGTGAGGATGCCAGTTTTCATGTAATCATCGACGTCGAGAAGCAACGGCACACGGCGGAGATCCTTCTCAAGTCGAAGCTTCTGGATCTGACGGGGAAGGGCGAGACCGGCGACATGTATTCATCCATCGTGCGCGCCATCGAAAAGCTCGAACGTCAGGCGATCAAGAACAAGGGCCGGCTGATCGAAACTAAGCGTCAGAAAGCGAAGGCCAAGTCAGTGGAAGAGAGGTCAGGGTTCGCCCGTGCCAAATCGACGGGGCGCACCGACCGGAGGGTCGCAATCCGTGAGGAAATTGTCCCTAGGAAGCCGATGGCCGTCGAGGAGGCAGCTGTCGAACTGGGCCAGTCTGATTACCCGTTCGTGGTTTTTCGCAACGTGGAATCCGGATCCGTGAATGTCATCTATCGGCGCAAGGACGGGTCGTTCGGCCTGATTCAGGAGTAG
- the lptB gene encoding LPS export ABC transporter ATP-binding protein yields MNNHKLQALGLEKSYRGRRVVSEVCLELRQGEVVGLLGPNGAGKTTTFYMVVGLISPDAGKVLLNGSDITGLPMYQRARSGISYLPQEPSAFRKLTVEENLHSIAETLPVSPEEQEERVTGLLEEFGIASLRRQGAYTLSGGERRRLEIARALVLTPKFVLLDEPFAGIDPLAVLDIQRIIGQLKNREIGVLVTDHNVRETLNITDRAYIINEGKILREGSPEELTSDDEVRKVYLGENFRLN; encoded by the coding sequence ATGAATAATCACAAGTTGCAGGCCTTGGGTTTGGAGAAGTCTTACCGAGGCAGGAGGGTTGTCAGCGAGGTTTGTCTCGAGCTCAGGCAAGGCGAAGTAGTGGGACTTCTGGGCCCCAACGGGGCCGGAAAAACCACTACCTTTTACATGGTTGTCGGTTTGATCTCACCCGATGCGGGGAAGGTCCTGCTCAACGGCTCCGATATCACCGGCTTGCCGATGTACCAGAGGGCACGATCGGGAATCAGCTATCTTCCTCAGGAGCCGTCCGCTTTCAGAAAATTGACGGTGGAAGAGAATCTCCATAGCATTGCAGAGACCCTGCCTGTTTCGCCCGAAGAGCAGGAGGAACGGGTTACGGGGTTGCTTGAGGAGTTTGGCATTGCGTCCCTGCGCCGACAGGGAGCGTATACGCTCTCCGGGGGTGAGCGGCGTCGCCTGGAAATTGCGCGGGCTCTTGTCCTGACGCCGAAGTTTGTACTTTTGGACGAGCCGTTTGCCGGGATCGATCCTCTGGCCGTGCTGGATATTCAGAGAATTATTGGGCAATTGAAGAATCGCGAAATCGGCGTTCTGGTTACCGATCATAATGTGCGGGAAACTTTGAATATCACGGATCGCGCCTATATAATAAACGAGGGCAAGATCTTACGTGAAGGTTCCCCCGAGGAATTGACGAGTGACGATGAAGTCAGAAAAGTCTACCTCGGCGAAAACTTCAGGCTCAACTAA
- the hprK gene encoding HPr(Ser) kinase/phosphatase codes for MLEQEGSQPESITVAEFALAPELGLELDVIYGGEGMAHQIRSPRIQKLGLALAGYTDYIHPDRVQLLGGSEMNYLRILEPAACEKSIRRLGRLKICCIVITKGLDVPPGFLELARESGIALLRTAALSSVAIRRISDFLEVRLAPRTTIHGVFIEVFGLGVLILGPSGIGKSECALELVLRGHRLIADDSVEITRRGINGLIGAGGPVLKHHMELRGLGIIDIKELFGVSATGQTHALDLVVRLERWKPEGEYDRLGLDRPTVEILGVPMPVIEMPVAPGRNVSTLVEVAARTQLLRKRGYQLSGELLGSETGSGSPC; via the coding sequence ATGCTTGAGCAGGAAGGAAGCCAGCCGGAGAGCATTACTGTAGCGGAGTTCGCGCTTGCGCCTGAGTTAGGACTGGAACTCGATGTGATTTACGGGGGCGAGGGGATGGCACACCAGATTCGCTCCCCGCGCATCCAGAAGCTTGGTTTGGCGCTCGCCGGTTACACGGACTACATCCATCCCGACCGGGTGCAACTGCTCGGCGGGAGTGAAATGAATTATCTCAGGATCTTGGAGCCGGCAGCCTGCGAGAAATCGATCCGCAGGTTGGGCCGCCTTAAGATCTGCTGCATCGTCATTACCAAAGGGCTGGATGTGCCTCCGGGCTTTCTGGAACTGGCCCGCGAAAGCGGCATCGCGTTGCTGCGTACGGCGGCATTAAGTTCAGTAGCCATCCGGAGGATCAGCGATTTTCTTGAAGTGCGCCTGGCTCCGCGCACCACGATTCACGGCGTTTTCATAGAGGTCTTCGGATTGGGGGTTCTGATTCTGGGGCCCTCAGGAATCGGCAAGAGCGAGTGCGCCCTGGAACTTGTGTTGCGGGGGCACCGCCTGATTGCCGACGACAGCGTGGAGATCACCCGTCGCGGCATCAACGGCCTGATCGGGGCAGGCGGGCCTGTTTTAAAGCATCATATGGAATTGCGGGGCCTCGGGATCATCGACATTAAGGAGTTGTTCGGCGTTTCGGCGACGGGGCAAACCCATGCCCTGGACCTTGTTGTTCGGTTGGAACGATGGAAGCCGGAAGGTGAATATGACCGACTGGGACTTGATCGTCCGACAGTCGAGATCCTGGGAGTGCCGATGCCTGTAATCGAAATGCCGGTCGCGCCGGGCCGGAATGTGTCCACGCTGGTCGAGGTGGCTGCGCGTACCCAGTTGCTGCGTAAACGCGGCTATCAGCTGTCAGGTGAACTGCTCGGGAGCGAAACCGGAAGCGGGTCCCCTTGCTAG
- the rpoN gene encoding RNA polymerase factor sigma-54: MNNRRQNLRQSLDLRLTQRLALTPSLLQKIELLQLNKLELQDMLTQALVENPILEEITEPEPPKELSAEEKVAETPPETRDRERDSFEEIDFQYFFGEYLDTGYKNREVEDSEKPSFETFLVRLPSLTDHLTSQLGLSDADERTAEIARQIIGNLDEDGYLLLSMEELCDLTMATPEEAEAALRLVQSFDPIGVASRDLRECLLLQLEARGLKDSLAAKIVGEHLPLLENHKFKDLAARTGSTFEAVLQAVDGIKHLIPKPGQKYNPQNVNYVQPEVTIAKVGGEFVIIQNDEGMPQLRLNSSYRELLRSNGVSAETKAFLREKFRSAVDLLRSVSQRKRTIYRVCECIVNRQQEFLERGPSALRPMLIKDVASELGVHSSTISRVVTNKYVDTPQGVMELRKFFTMGVESPDGEELSIVQVKLKIRKLIDNENKGKPYSDNQIGQLLRRDNIFITRRTVAKYREQMQIPGSRERKIGYLLQQ, translated from the coding sequence ATGAACAATCGGCGACAGAATTTGCGGCAATCCCTCGACTTGCGGCTGACCCAGCGGCTTGCGCTTACACCTTCCCTTTTGCAGAAAATCGAATTGCTTCAGCTCAACAAGCTGGAACTGCAGGATATGCTCACCCAAGCACTGGTCGAGAACCCGATTCTTGAGGAGATTACCGAGCCGGAACCGCCGAAGGAGTTAAGCGCCGAGGAGAAAGTTGCCGAGACGCCGCCGGAGACAAGGGATCGAGAAAGAGATTCCTTCGAGGAAATCGATTTCCAGTACTTTTTCGGCGAATATCTGGACACAGGCTACAAGAATCGGGAGGTCGAGGATTCCGAAAAGCCGTCGTTCGAGACTTTTCTCGTGCGGCTCCCTTCGCTCACCGATCACCTGACATCGCAACTGGGCTTGTCTGACGCCGACGAGCGCACTGCGGAGATCGCGCGTCAAATCATTGGTAACCTGGATGAAGACGGGTATTTGCTCCTGAGCATGGAAGAGTTGTGCGATCTGACCATGGCCACCCCGGAGGAGGCGGAGGCTGCGCTCAGATTGGTACAGAGCTTCGACCCGATCGGCGTGGCGTCACGGGATCTCCGGGAGTGCCTTCTACTTCAACTTGAAGCACGAGGCCTGAAGGACAGCCTTGCCGCGAAAATTGTGGGCGAACACCTCCCACTTCTGGAAAATCACAAGTTCAAGGACCTTGCTGCCCGCACAGGGTCCACGTTTGAAGCGGTACTGCAGGCGGTTGACGGCATCAAGCATCTGATCCCGAAACCCGGACAGAAGTACAATCCCCAGAATGTCAACTACGTGCAGCCGGAGGTTACCATTGCCAAAGTCGGCGGAGAGTTTGTCATCATCCAGAATGACGAGGGCATGCCGCAGCTGCGCTTGAACTCGAGTTATCGGGAACTCCTCAGAAGCAACGGTGTGAGTGCCGAAACGAAGGCTTTCCTGCGTGAGAAATTTCGCTCTGCCGTTGATCTGCTGAGAAGCGTAAGTCAAAGGAAACGCACGATATACAGGGTGTGCGAGTGCATTGTGAACCGGCAGCAGGAGTTTCTCGAACGCGGACCCTCAGCCCTGCGACCCATGCTGATCAAGGATGTCGCAAGCGAGCTTGGCGTGCACAGCTCGACAATCAGCCGGGTCGTGACAAACAAGTATGTCGACACTCCGCAAGGGGTGATGGAATTGCGAAAGTTTTTCACCATGGGAGTGGAGAGCCCGGACGGAGAAGAACTCTCGATTGTGCAAGTAAAACTAAAGATCAGAAAACTGATCGATAACGAAAACAAAGGGAAACCATACTCTGACAATCAGATCGGGCAATTGCTGCGGCGCGACAACATCTTCATCACAAGGCGTACCGTGGCCAAATATCGGGAGCAGATGCAAATCCCGGGCTCTCGCGAACGGAAGATCGGTTATCTCCTACAACAGTAG